From one Sulfurimonas sp. HSL-3221 genomic stretch:
- a CDS encoding penicillin-binding protein 1A, whose protein sequence is MKKILLWGGLAGVVALILFIGYFVAQYGHETRKLVQYNPPMTTYIYDRNGEKIANIFDKQNRAYVTFDEIPPLVIEALLAIEDTTFFEHRGVNVDAIFRAIIKDIKAGKLVEGASTITQQLVKNTLLTREKKFSRKLKELIFSLKLETELSKEEILERYLNAIYLGHGYYGIKTAAEGYFHKPLNRLTLKETAILVGLPKAPSFYAPTRNYELSLGRANRVISRMHALGWVDDESYNTALQERPGVFDETLTQNRAPYVTDEVLRRAAVLYPDIRTGGYTINTTVDLRLQEAGREALSYAYDGILERAMKKDEDANASQFGELNGALVSIEPTTGEILALVGGVDYTKSAFNRATQARRQPGSAFKPFIYQVALDLGYSPATELVDIARTYDYETEGSEKKWQPKNYERDYKGLITLREALVHSRNLATINLVTDIGLSRIYRELARYQFAGLPKDLSLALGSITLSPVELAGAYSSFAAGGVQSDPYLITSIDKRGTHYDAEPKQREVTSPAQAFLMTTILRDVVLRGTGRASAVGGIETAGKTGTTNNSIDAWFAGYSPSVETVVWFGNDDNTPLPKRETGGRAAAPAFRKFYTQLLHLFPQVPRKFVMPEGVTKVERNGAEEFFTKASPPPVEKMPSEAEDGLLF, encoded by the coding sequence GTGAAAAAAATTCTGCTGTGGGGAGGCCTGGCCGGTGTGGTCGCCCTTATCCTTTTCATCGGTTACTTTGTGGCGCAGTACGGTCACGAGACCCGGAAGTTGGTCCAGTACAACCCGCCGATGACAACGTACATTTATGACCGGAACGGCGAGAAGATCGCCAATATTTTCGATAAGCAGAACCGCGCCTACGTCACCTTTGACGAGATCCCGCCGCTGGTGATCGAAGCCCTGCTGGCCATTGAAGATACGACCTTTTTCGAACACCGCGGCGTCAATGTCGATGCGATCTTCCGTGCGATCATCAAGGACATCAAGGCAGGGAAGCTTGTCGAAGGTGCGAGTACGATTACCCAACAGCTGGTCAAGAACACCCTCTTGACGCGGGAGAAGAAGTTTTCGCGCAAGCTCAAAGAGCTTATCTTCTCGCTGAAACTCGAAACGGAACTGAGCAAAGAGGAGATCCTGGAGCGCTACCTCAACGCCATCTACCTCGGTCACGGCTACTACGGGATCAAAACGGCGGCAGAGGGGTATTTTCACAAGCCGCTGAACCGCCTGACGCTCAAAGAGACCGCGATACTCGTCGGCCTTCCCAAGGCCCCCTCCTTTTACGCGCCGACACGCAACTACGAGCTTTCCCTTGGACGGGCGAACCGGGTGATCTCACGGATGCATGCGCTGGGGTGGGTGGACGACGAGAGCTACAACACGGCGCTGCAGGAGCGCCCGGGGGTCTTTGACGAGACCCTGACGCAGAACCGCGCACCCTACGTCACGGACGAGGTCCTGCGGCGGGCGGCGGTGCTTTACCCCGATATCCGGACGGGCGGCTATACGATCAACACGACCGTGGACCTGCGGCTGCAGGAGGCGGGACGTGAGGCCCTCTCATACGCCTATGACGGCATTCTCGAGCGGGCGATGAAAAAGGACGAAGATGCCAACGCCAGCCAGTTCGGAGAGCTCAACGGCGCGCTGGTCAGCATCGAGCCCACGACGGGGGAGATCCTCGCGCTCGTCGGCGGTGTGGATTACACCAAGAGCGCGTTCAACCGGGCGACGCAGGCCCGCCGCCAGCCGGGGTCCGCGTTCAAACCTTTCATCTATCAGGTCGCGCTGGATCTGGGCTATTCGCCGGCAACGGAGCTGGTTGATATCGCCCGGACCTATGATTATGAAACGGAAGGGAGCGAGAAGAAGTGGCAGCCCAAGAACTATGAACGCGATTATAAAGGGCTGATCACTTTGCGCGAAGCGCTAGTGCATTCACGTAACCTTGCGACGATCAACCTGGTGACGGATATCGGGCTCTCACGCATCTACCGCGAACTCGCCCGCTACCAGTTTGCAGGGTTGCCTAAGGACCTCTCCCTGGCCCTGGGCAGCATCACCCTTTCGCCGGTCGAACTGGCCGGCGCATACAGCTCCTTTGCCGCTGGCGGGGTGCAGAGCGATCCCTACCTTATTACGAGCATTGACAAACGGGGGACGCATTACGATGCCGAGCCGAAGCAGCGTGAGGTGACGAGCCCGGCCCAGGCCTTCTTGATGACGACGATCCTTCGCGACGTCGTGCTGCGGGGTACCGGCCGCGCCTCCGCGGTCGGCGGTATCGAAACGGCGGGCAAGACCGGGACAACGAACAACTCCATCGACGCCTGGTTCGCCGGTTACTCTCCGAGCGTGGAGACGGTGGTCTGGTTCGGAAACGACGACAATACCCCGCTGCCCAAACGGGAGACGGGGGGCCGGGCGGCGGCCCCGGCGTTTCGGAAATTTTACACCCAGCTCCTGCATCTCTTCCCGCAGGTCCCGCGCAAATTCGTGATGCCCGAAGGGGTGACGAAGGTCGAGCGTAACGGGGCAGAGGAGTTCTTTACCAAGGCGTCGCCGCCGCCGGTGGAGAAGATGCCTTCCGAAGCGGAGGACGGTCTGCTCTTCTAG
- the leuA gene encoding 2-isopropylmalate synthase codes for MKNAQSGKYRPYPKIDLPQRQWPDNTIDKAPLWCSVDLRDGNQALVTPMNLDQKLELFDLLLKLGFKHIEVGFPSASKVEFDFLRTLVERGLIPGDVTIQVLVQAREHLIDKTFEALQGVKKAIVHLYNSTSTAQRKIVFKKEQDDITALALEGVDMVKSRAASFDGEITLEYSPESFTGTEMEFAAQICNAVTARWGISAERPVIINLPATVEMATPNIYADQIEWMSRHLDNREHILISTHTHNDRGTSVAATELALLAGADRVEGTLLSNGERTGNVDIITLALNMYTQGVDPGLDFGDVNTVVDVVERCTDIETHVRHPYVGELVYTAFSGSHQDAINKGLAYQRAKSEPFWEVPYLPIDPADVGRTYESIIRINSQSGKGGVAYILEDKFGYQLPKKMHPEIGRIVQGVTDAEGRELTAEEILGIFEKTYFEVPQYIEFVDMAVNSETSKSGIVTVKLTYRFEGEEITSTGQGNGPIDACRKALGEKFPHAFVLRSYSEHSCGEQSSAKAVAYIEIETEDFGAFFGVGRDNDITIAGVMAMFSALNRAYHS; via the coding sequence ATGAAAAATGCTCAAAGCGGTAAATACCGCCCATACCCCAAGATTGATTTGCCACAACGCCAGTGGCCGGACAACACCATCGACAAAGCGCCCCTGTGGTGCAGCGTCGACCTGCGCGACGGCAACCAGGCGCTGGTGACTCCGATGAATCTGGATCAAAAACTTGAACTCTTCGACCTCCTGCTCAAACTCGGATTCAAACATATCGAGGTGGGTTTCCCCTCCGCGTCCAAGGTCGAATTCGACTTTTTGCGTACCCTGGTCGAGCGAGGGCTGATCCCGGGCGACGTCACCATCCAAGTACTCGTCCAGGCGCGTGAGCATCTGATCGACAAAACTTTCGAGGCGCTCCAGGGCGTCAAAAAGGCGATCGTGCACCTGTACAACTCGACGTCAACGGCCCAGCGCAAGATCGTCTTCAAAAAAGAGCAGGACGACATCACCGCCCTCGCACTCGAAGGCGTCGACATGGTCAAGAGCCGTGCGGCGTCATTTGACGGCGAGATCACCCTGGAGTATTCGCCGGAAAGCTTTACCGGGACCGAAATGGAGTTCGCCGCACAGATCTGTAACGCCGTGACGGCACGCTGGGGCATCAGCGCGGAGCGCCCGGTCATCATCAACCTCCCGGCAACGGTAGAGATGGCGACGCCGAACATCTATGCCGACCAGATCGAGTGGATGAGCCGTCATCTGGACAACCGAGAGCACATTCTCATCTCGACGCATACGCACAACGACCGCGGCACCTCCGTCGCGGCGACCGAGCTGGCACTGCTGGCGGGGGCGGACCGTGTCGAGGGAACCCTGCTCAGCAACGGCGAACGGACCGGGAACGTCGATATCATCACCCTGGCGCTGAACATGTACACCCAGGGAGTAGACCCCGGGCTCGATTTCGGCGACGTCAACACCGTCGTCGACGTCGTCGAGCGCTGTACCGACATCGAGACGCATGTCCGCCACCCCTATGTGGGCGAACTGGTCTATACGGCCTTTTCCGGCTCCCACCAGGATGCCATTAACAAAGGGCTGGCCTACCAGCGCGCAAAAAGCGAACCGTTCTGGGAGGTGCCCTACCTGCCGATCGACCCCGCCGACGTCGGCCGGACGTACGAGAGTATCATCCGCATCAATTCGCAGTCGGGCAAAGGGGGCGTCGCCTACATCCTCGAGGACAAATTCGGCTACCAGCTCCCCAAAAAGATGCACCCCGAGATCGGGCGTATCGTTCAGGGGGTCACGGACGCCGAGGGGCGCGAACTGACGGCGGAAGAGATCCTGGGCATTTTCGAAAAGACCTATTTCGAGGTGCCGCAGTACATTGAATTCGTGGATATGGCCGTCAACTCGGAGACGTCAAAAAGCGGGATCGTGACGGTCAAACTGACCTACCGGTTTGAGGGTGAGGAGATCACGAGCACGGGTCAGGGCAACGGGCCTATTGACGCCTGCCGCAAAGCGCTCGGCGAAAAGTTCCCGCACGCCTTCGTGCTGCGTTCGTACTCAGAGCACTCCTGCGGGGAGCAGTCGTCGGCCAAGGCCGTGGCCTACATCGAGATCGAAACGGAAGATTTCGGCGCGTTCTTCGGCGTCGGCCGCGACAACGACATCACCATCGCCGGGGTCATGGCGATGTTCAGCGCGCTGAACCGGGCATATCATTCATAA